From Thermus tengchongensis, a single genomic window includes:
- a CDS encoding zinc-dependent alcohol dehydrogenase family protein, with product MKTEAAVLFEMGKPRPYVESKPLQVLEVDLEEPGPGEVLVEVKAAGLCHSDLSAIDGTRPWPLPLVLGHEAAGVVRALGPGVRGLAEGDHVVFSFVPMCGTCRFCAQGRPHLCERGVQANREGRLLTGARRFSLEGKPLHHHLGVAGFSRYTVAAQESLVPIPRDIPLEIAALFGCAVVTGVGAVVNTARVEEGASVAIFGLGGVGLAAVMGAVLAGAYPIVAVDLLPHKLELARSLGATHVLDAREGDAAEAVRELTEGGVDYAFETAGSVEAMLLAYRATRRGGVTVTVGLPHPERALSLQAVSLTAEERTLKGSYMGSSNPRRDLPRFLALYRAGRLPVDRLLSRTLRLEEINEGFERLAQGEVVRQVVVP from the coding sequence ATGAAGACCGAAGCCGCAGTCCTTTTTGAGATGGGCAAGCCGAGGCCTTACGTGGAGTCCAAGCCCCTCCAGGTCCTAGAGGTGGACCTAGAGGAGCCAGGGCCGGGGGAGGTCCTGGTGGAGGTGAAGGCGGCAGGGCTCTGCCACTCCGACCTCTCAGCCATCGACGGCACCCGCCCCTGGCCCCTTCCCCTGGTCCTGGGCCACGAGGCCGCCGGGGTGGTACGGGCCTTGGGTCCAGGGGTACGGGGCTTGGCGGAGGGGGACCATGTGGTCTTTTCCTTCGTGCCCATGTGCGGCACCTGCCGCTTTTGTGCCCAGGGAAGACCCCACCTCTGCGAGCGGGGAGTCCAGGCCAACCGGGAGGGGAGGCTCCTCACCGGCGCCCGCCGCTTCTCCTTGGAAGGCAAACCTCTCCACCACCATCTTGGGGTGGCGGGCTTTAGCCGGTACACCGTGGCCGCCCAGGAATCCTTGGTCCCTATTCCCCGGGACATTCCCCTGGAGATCGCTGCTCTCTTCGGCTGTGCCGTGGTTACCGGGGTGGGGGCAGTGGTGAACACCGCCCGAGTAGAGGAAGGGGCCAGCGTGGCCATCTTTGGCCTGGGGGGCGTGGGCCTGGCGGCGGTGATGGGGGCGGTCCTGGCCGGGGCCTACCCCATCGTGGCCGTGGACCTCCTGCCCCACAAGCTGGAGCTGGCCCGCTCCCTAGGGGCGACCCACGTCCTGGACGCTCGGGAGGGGGACGCAGCGGAGGCGGTGCGGGAGCTCACGGAGGGCGGGGTGGACTACGCTTTTGAGACCGCTGGCTCGGTGGAGGCCATGCTCCTGGCCTACCGGGCCACGCGGCGGGGCGGGGTGACGGTGACCGTAGGTCTGCCTCATCCCGAGCGGGCCCTGAGCCTGCAAGCGGTGAGCCTGACCGCGGAGGAGAGGACCCTGAAGGGGAGCTACATGGGCTCCTCCAACCCCCGGCGTGACCTGCCCCGGTTTTTGGCCCTTTACCGGGCAGGGAGGTTGCCGGTGGACCGGCTCCTCTCCCGCACCCTGAGGCTTGAAGAGATCAACGAGGGCTTTGAGCGCCTGGCCCAAGGAGAGGTGGTGCGCCAAGTGGTGGTGCCGTAA
- a CDS encoding branched-chain amino acid ABC transporter permease, translating to MRQGSLLLLLIATVLALLPLFFPWLGFVFTLALAKGLAALGIALLLRGGLVSFGHGLYFGAGAYAVAFTLRWLPLDTVWLLLLAVLTGLALGLLAGLFLSRYRGIFFAMLNLAFSMVFYALLAKFYHVTGGTDGIRVPTPTLLGLTLDRTLFGEALFYLALLLTLLLGWGLTRFLRTPVGEALAALRTNEVRLEYLGIPVRRVILLVYVISAGLASLGGGLAGVAVGHVVPELAFWVTSGEFVYIAILGGIGGVPGPFLGALAYELIRTFAFKYLAFTWQLLLGATMLLVIFFLPGGLWTLLGERRLRGRRATAP from the coding sequence ATGAGGCAGGGGTCCCTTCTTCTGCTTCTGATCGCTACCGTCCTCGCATTGCTCCCTCTCTTCTTTCCCTGGCTGGGATTTGTCTTTACCCTGGCCCTGGCCAAGGGACTCGCCGCCCTGGGCATTGCCCTTCTGCTCCGGGGGGGGTTAGTTTCCTTCGGGCACGGCCTGTACTTCGGGGCAGGAGCCTATGCTGTGGCCTTTACCCTTAGGTGGCTTCCCCTGGATACCGTCTGGCTTCTCCTGCTTGCAGTACTGACCGGCTTAGCCCTAGGCCTGCTGGCAGGGCTCTTTCTTAGCCGCTATCGGGGCATTTTCTTCGCCATGCTGAACCTAGCCTTTTCCATGGTCTTCTACGCCCTCTTAGCCAAGTTCTACCACGTTACTGGGGGCACGGACGGAATCCGGGTGCCTACCCCCACCCTGCTTGGTCTCACTCTGGATCGCACCCTGTTTGGCGAAGCTCTCTTTTACCTGGCGCTCCTTCTTACCCTCCTCCTAGGATGGGGCCTGACGCGGTTTCTTCGGACGCCGGTGGGTGAGGCCCTGGCTGCTCTTCGGACCAACGAGGTCCGCTTGGAATACTTGGGAATACCTGTAAGGCGGGTGATTCTCCTGGTTTACGTGATCTCCGCCGGGCTCGCTAGCCTCGGGGGCGGCCTGGCCGGGGTCGCCGTGGGCCACGTTGTACCGGAGCTGGCCTTTTGGGTAACCTCGGGGGAGTTCGTTTACATCGCCATCCTGGGGGGTATAGGCGGTGTGCCAGGGCCTTTCTTGGGTGCTTTAGCCTACGAGCTCATCCGTACCTTTGCCTTTAAGTACCTCGCCTTCACCTGGCAACTTCTCCTGGGGGCAACCATGCTTCTTGTCATCTTCTTCCTACCTGGAGGGCTTTGGACCCTTCTGGGGGAAAGGAGGTTACGTGGAAGGCGCGCCACCGCTCCTTGA
- a CDS encoding ABC transporter ATP-binding protein — protein MEGAPPLLEALDLHIRFGGVVAAAGISLQVYPGELLAIIGPNGAGKTTFLNLCTGYLRPERGRVLLEGKEITGLPPRAIARMGVARAFQIPQLFTEHTVEENLLLALAARKGFWKWSYLRDDSRRQRARDLLALLGLENLISVPVAEAPEGVRKLLDVAMALALEPKLLLLDEPTSGVSSEEKFRVMDTLVRALKTQGVTTVFVEHDMEVVRRYADRVAVWAEGRILAEGKPQEVLANPKVLASVVGVEE, from the coding sequence GTGGAAGGCGCGCCACCGCTCCTTGAGGCCCTGGACCTCCACATTCGCTTTGGCGGCGTAGTAGCTGCCGCGGGGATTAGTCTCCAGGTTTATCCCGGAGAGCTTCTGGCCATCATCGGCCCGAACGGAGCGGGCAAGACCACTTTCCTCAACCTATGCACTGGTTACCTCAGGCCCGAACGGGGACGGGTCCTCCTGGAAGGGAAAGAGATCACCGGGCTCCCTCCGAGGGCTATCGCTCGGATGGGGGTGGCTCGGGCCTTCCAGATTCCCCAGCTCTTCACGGAGCACACTGTGGAGGAGAACCTCCTTCTGGCCTTAGCTGCTCGGAAAGGATTCTGGAAATGGAGCTATCTTCGGGATGACTCCCGTCGCCAACGGGCCCGAGACCTACTCGCTCTTTTGGGATTGGAAAATCTGATCTCAGTTCCGGTTGCCGAGGCTCCTGAAGGGGTGCGAAAGCTTCTGGATGTGGCCATGGCTTTAGCCTTGGAGCCAAAACTCCTTCTTCTAGATGAACCCACCAGCGGAGTTTCCAGCGAGGAGAAGTTCCGGGTGATGGATACCCTAGTCCGGGCTTTGAAGACCCAAGGAGTGACCACGGTTTTCGTGGAGCACGACATGGAGGTGGTACGGCGCTATGCGGACCGAGTAGCGGTTTGGGCTGAAGGCCGTATTCTAGCGGAAGGCAAACCCCAAGAGGTCTTAGCCAACCCCAAAGTTCTGGCCAGTGTGGTGGGGGTAGAGGAATGA
- a CDS encoding ABC transporter ATP-binding protein — MILQLREVRVTLQGFEILRGVNLHIGPGEAVALWGRNGAGKTTTLRAIMGLVALKAGQILLDGAHLENIPTHSRAALGLGYAPEDRRLIGHLTVEDNLLLPAWALRLSSGEARRRLEEVYALLPELQRLKGRLAAALSGGEGKMVALGRALMVGTRVVLLDEPFQGLAPALAQRYAETLVRVRQEKREVAFLVTESNPKLVKGLADRSYHIERGFVEEVNEDRSRSPF; from the coding sequence ATGATCCTCCAGCTACGAGAGGTTCGGGTGACCCTCCAGGGGTTTGAGATTCTCCGGGGCGTGAACCTTCATATAGGGCCTGGGGAAGCAGTAGCCCTCTGGGGGAGGAATGGAGCAGGGAAGACGACCACCTTAAGGGCGATTATGGGGCTTGTGGCCCTGAAGGCGGGGCAGATCCTTTTGGATGGCGCACATTTGGAAAACATTCCTACCCATAGCCGCGCTGCCTTGGGTCTAGGCTATGCTCCAGAGGACCGCAGGCTTATCGGGCATCTCACTGTGGAGGACAACCTACTCCTGCCTGCCTGGGCTCTGCGGCTTTCCTCAGGGGAGGCACGGAGGCGGCTGGAGGAGGTGTATGCGCTTCTCCCAGAGCTTCAGCGCCTGAAGGGTCGCTTGGCCGCTGCTCTTTCCGGGGGGGAAGGCAAGATGGTAGCCTTAGGCCGAGCCCTTATGGTGGGTACGCGAGTAGTGCTGTTGGATGAACCTTTCCAGGGTTTGGCTCCAGCCCTAGCCCAGCGCTACGCAGAAACCCTGGTTCGAGTGCGTCAGGAAAAACGGGAAGTGGCCTTTTTGGTAACCGAGTCTAACCCCAAACTCGTTAAGGGACTTGCCGACAGGTCTTACCACATAGAACGGGGATTTGTGGAGGAGGTGAATGAAGACCGAAGCCGCAGTCCTTTTTGA